One part of the Brevundimonas sp. NIBR11 genome encodes these proteins:
- a CDS encoding HIT domain-containing protein, with the protein MSEFTVDPAFEAGSHRAADGRLCQVRLQDDVRFPWLILIPRVTGAVELADLAPVEQARLMQEIVAAGDLVRWLGRESERDVEKLNVAALGNVTAQLHVHVVGRRRDDGLWPDPIWGRPGAKPYAPHMLERMLKIIAEDMPGPSGPV; encoded by the coding sequence CGATCCGGCCTTCGAGGCCGGATCTCATCGCGCCGCAGACGGCCGTTTGTGTCAGGTTCGTCTTCAAGACGACGTCCGTTTCCCCTGGCTGATCCTGATTCCCCGGGTCACGGGCGCGGTCGAGCTGGCCGATCTCGCCCCGGTCGAACAGGCGCGGCTGATGCAGGAGATCGTCGCGGCGGGGGATCTTGTGCGCTGGCTGGGGCGTGAAAGCGAGCGCGATGTCGAAAAGCTCAATGTCGCAGCCTTGGGCAACGTCACGGCCCAGTTGCATGTGCATGTGGTCGGTCGCCGCCGCGACGACGGCCTGTGGCCGGACCCGATCTGGGGCCGACCGGGCGCGAAGCCCTACGCGCCGCACATGCTCGAACGCATGCTGAAGATCATCGCCGAAGACATGCCCGGCCCTAGCGGACCAGTATAA